One window of Botrimarina mediterranea genomic DNA carries:
- a CDS encoding Gfo/Idh/MocA family protein, which translates to MPKHRIGIIGVGAIAGMHAKAIRDIDGAEVVAASCRTEETGRHFCQEYGGEWYGSYESLLDEAKPDVVTICTPSGAHLEPTLAALQRGVHVLCEKPIEINLDRARQMIEAEAESTATLGGIFPQRFNPVVMAAHEAAAAGRLGSLGVASAYVPWWRDDAYYAPSRWQGTKELDGGGALINQSIHAIDAMLWLAGASGAGRVVEAFGYTAQRGHDPSLIEVEDAAVASVRFENGALGVILGSTAMWPGGAMRFHLGGRDGTIEIHEQELVTWKFRDEKDSDVTTRDQFGGKKGVGGGADPMAIDYSNHTRNIADFLTAIDEGRPSAISGAEAWKSLAVIRAIYESAESGKPVAVAAI; encoded by the coding sequence ATGCCCAAACACCGCATCGGGATCATCGGCGTCGGCGCTATCGCCGGGATGCACGCCAAGGCGATCCGTGACATCGACGGCGCCGAGGTTGTCGCCGCTAGTTGCCGCACCGAAGAGACGGGCCGCCACTTCTGCCAGGAGTATGGCGGTGAGTGGTACGGCTCGTATGAATCGCTGCTCGACGAGGCGAAGCCCGACGTGGTGACGATTTGCACGCCCAGCGGCGCGCACCTCGAGCCGACACTTGCGGCGCTCCAGCGCGGCGTCCATGTGCTGTGCGAGAAACCGATCGAAATCAATCTTGACCGCGCGCGTCAGATGATCGAGGCGGAAGCCGAATCAACGGCGACGCTCGGTGGGATCTTTCCGCAGCGTTTCAACCCGGTCGTGATGGCGGCGCACGAAGCGGCCGCGGCGGGGCGGCTGGGGTCGCTTGGCGTGGCGTCAGCGTATGTGCCTTGGTGGCGCGACGACGCTTACTACGCGCCGTCGCGATGGCAAGGGACGAAGGAACTCGACGGCGGCGGCGCGCTGATCAATCAATCGATCCATGCGATCGACGCGATGCTTTGGCTCGCCGGAGCATCCGGCGCCGGACGCGTCGTCGAGGCTTTCGGCTACACGGCCCAGCGTGGCCATGACCCTTCGCTGATCGAAGTCGAAGACGCCGCCGTGGCGTCGGTGCGTTTCGAGAACGGCGCGCTCGGCGTCATCCTCGGATCGACCGCCATGTGGCCCGGCGGGGCGATGCGGTTTCATCTCGGCGGCCGCGACGGCACGATCGAGATCCACGAACAGGAACTAGTGACCTGGAAGTTCCGCGATGAGAAGGACAGCGACGTCACGACGCGCGACCAGTTCGGCGGCAAGAAGGGCGTCGGCGGCGGCGCCGACCCGATGGCGATTGACTACTCGAACCACACCCGCAACATCGCCGACTTCCTCACCGCGATTGACGAAGGCCGCCCCTCCGCGATCAGCGGCGCCGAAGCCTGGAAGTCGCTCGCGGTGATCCGCGCGATCTACGAGTCGGCCGAGAGCGGCAAGCCCGTCGCTGTGGCTGCCATCTAA
- a CDS encoding DUF502 domain-containing protein: protein MSEPMVPLTFWQRISRTYLTGILGVLPLALTLAVLAWLVVFLHNLVGPSSSFGKLLRSAGMTVSACEATAYVIGLVGVVLMIYLVGILVERGPGRSLRVVMDSALGRVPVVNTVYDASKNLTSMFDRKQDSIEGMAPVICYFGDDLSAGIPALMPTAKLIHMNGVDYRVVIVPTAPVPFGGALLCVKAEWVKPAGCSMDELLGMYMSMGMSAPAHLNEERSENETSST from the coding sequence ATGTCCGAACCAATGGTTCCGCTGACCTTCTGGCAACGGATATCCCGCACCTACTTGACCGGCATCCTAGGCGTTCTGCCCCTAGCGCTCACGCTGGCGGTGTTGGCCTGGCTTGTTGTGTTTCTTCACAATCTTGTCGGCCCTTCCAGCAGCTTCGGCAAGCTGCTTCGCTCGGCAGGCATGACGGTCTCGGCGTGCGAAGCCACCGCCTATGTCATCGGGCTGGTGGGCGTGGTGCTGATGATCTACCTCGTGGGTATCTTGGTCGAACGTGGCCCCGGCCGGAGTCTGCGCGTCGTCATGGACAGCGCGCTGGGTCGGGTCCCGGTCGTCAACACCGTCTACGATGCGTCGAAGAATCTCACCAGCATGTTCGATCGCAAGCAAGATTCGATCGAGGGGATGGCGCCCGTCATCTGTTACTTCGGCGACGACCTCTCGGCAGGCATCCCCGCTCTCATGCCCACCGCCAAGCTCATCCACATGAACGGCGTGGACTACCGGGTAGTGATCGTTCCCACGGCGCCCGTCCCCTTCGGTGGCGCCCTCTTGTGCGTCAAGGCCGAGTGGGTCAAACCTGCCGGCTGCTCCATGGACGAGTTATTAGGGATGTACATGTCGATGGGCATGAGCGCGCCGGCGCATCTCAACGAAGAACGTTCCGAGAACGAGACCTCGTCCACTTAA
- a CDS encoding sugar phosphate isomerase/epimerase family protein, translating to MKFAICNETFADRSLADGFRLAAEIGYTGVELAPFTLSDHAATGAGELKDVRQLSASDRARIKSAAADAGVEVVGLHWLLAKTEGFYLTSPDPKVQHATADYLASLAVLCADLGGKVMVLGSPQQRNLLPGVSLEEATDHAATVLGAMLPICEDRGVTLALEPLGPAEGDFMNTAAEAVALADRLGSPACRVHLDVKAMASEPTPIVEIVQLNAAHTAHFHANDPNLLGPGMGEVDFPPIYQALQATGYDGWVSVEVFKYEPTPEAIARTSYANLLAAAKS from the coding sequence ATGAAGTTCGCCATTTGCAACGAGACCTTCGCCGACCGTTCGCTCGCTGACGGCTTTCGTCTGGCGGCGGAGATTGGCTATACGGGCGTGGAACTGGCGCCGTTTACGCTCAGCGACCACGCCGCGACCGGCGCAGGTGAACTGAAGGACGTGCGGCAGTTGTCAGCGTCCGATCGCGCACGCATCAAGTCGGCTGCCGCGGACGCGGGCGTCGAAGTCGTCGGCCTGCATTGGTTGTTGGCAAAGACCGAGGGCTTCTACCTCACGTCACCGGACCCCAAGGTGCAGCACGCGACGGCCGACTACCTGGCGTCGCTGGCCGTGCTCTGCGCCGATCTCGGCGGCAAGGTGATGGTGCTCGGCTCGCCGCAGCAGCGCAACCTCTTGCCGGGCGTTTCTCTGGAAGAGGCGACCGATCACGCGGCGACCGTGCTCGGCGCCATGCTGCCGATCTGCGAGGACCGTGGCGTGACACTTGCGCTGGAACCCCTCGGCCCCGCCGAAGGTGATTTTATGAATACGGCCGCGGAAGCCGTGGCGTTAGCCGATCGTTTGGGTTCACCCGCTTGCCGCGTGCACCTCGACGTGAAAGCGATGGCCAGCGAGCCGACGCCGATCGTCGAGATCGTCCAGCTGAACGCCGCCCACACGGCCCACTTCCACGCCAACGACCCGAACCTCCTCGGCCCCGGCATGGGCGAAGTCGATTTCCCGCCGATCTACCAAGCCCTGCAAGCAACCGGCTACGACGGCTGGGTATCGGTCGAAGTGTTCAAGTACGAACCGACGCCCGAAGCGATCGCGCGGACGAGCTACGCGAACTTACTTGCCGCAGCCAAAAGTTAA
- a CDS encoding lactate racemase domain-containing protein → MNPADEPSLLSEYPGSEGLDDCNFEDIVERIADKWVVQAGVERLLLLPPDHTRLYSQAGRITAALWRLLSDRVAIDVMPALGTHHPMKPAQLRMMFGEDIPLERFIAHNWRDDLEPLGIIPGERLSELSGGRMTDPVEVAVNKRIVSGEYDLALSIGQVVPHEVIGFANHSKNVCIGCGGGGMLHQSHFLGAVCGIEDVLGVADNPVRRLMNQGFYEFVRPQADVRFVLTVVEDKPTGPQLAAMTAGAGTACFDWAAAISAEKNLNRVDRPLTRCVVWLDPREFTSTWLGNKSVYRTRKAMADGGELIVLAPAVDTFGEDKTIDKLIRRHGYCGTPGTLAALETDPEIAANLSAAAHLIHGSTEGRFNVTYCTGDGLSAEEVRSVGYNHRPFAEVMAAFGVNESTPDGWQDAPDGKPFYFIRNPALGLWTI, encoded by the coding sequence ATGAACCCCGCTGACGAACCGTCATTGTTGTCTGAATACCCTGGGTCAGAGGGGCTCGACGATTGCAATTTTGAGGACATCGTCGAACGGATCGCCGACAAGTGGGTGGTGCAGGCGGGCGTTGAACGTCTGCTGCTGCTGCCGCCCGACCATACGCGACTCTACTCGCAGGCGGGGCGGATCACCGCGGCGCTATGGCGGCTGCTGTCGGACCGCGTCGCGATCGACGTGATGCCGGCGCTCGGAACGCACCATCCGATGAAGCCCGCGCAGTTGCGGATGATGTTCGGTGAAGACATCCCGTTGGAGCGTTTCATCGCGCACAACTGGCGTGATGACCTCGAGCCGCTCGGAATCATCCCTGGTGAACGACTCAGCGAGCTCTCCGGCGGACGGATGACCGACCCCGTCGAGGTCGCCGTCAACAAGCGGATCGTCAGCGGCGAGTACGATCTGGCGCTATCGATCGGCCAAGTGGTCCCGCACGAGGTGATCGGCTTCGCCAACCACAGCAAGAACGTCTGCATCGGCTGCGGCGGCGGCGGCATGCTACACCAGTCGCACTTCCTCGGCGCCGTGTGCGGTATCGAAGATGTGCTGGGCGTCGCCGACAATCCGGTCCGCCGCCTGATGAACCAGGGGTTCTATGAGTTCGTCCGCCCCCAAGCCGACGTGCGGTTCGTGCTCACCGTCGTCGAGGACAAACCGACCGGGCCGCAGCTCGCCGCGATGACCGCGGGCGCGGGGACGGCGTGCTTCGACTGGGCGGCCGCGATCTCGGCCGAGAAGAACCTCAACCGCGTCGATCGCCCGCTGACTCGCTGCGTCGTGTGGCTCGACCCGCGCGAGTTCACTTCGACGTGGCTCGGCAACAAATCGGTCTACCGCACCCGCAAGGCGATGGCGGACGGCGGCGAGCTCATCGTCCTCGCGCCGGCGGTCGACACCTTCGGCGAAGACAAGACGATCGACAAACTGATCCGCCGCCACGGCTACTGCGGCACGCCGGGCACACTGGCGGCGTTAGAGACCGATCCCGAGATCGCCGCCAACCTGTCGGCCGCCGCGCATCTCATTCACGGTTCGACGGAGGGACGGTTCAACGTCACCTACTGCACCGGCGACGGCCTCTCGGCCGAAGAAGTCCGCAGCGTGGGCTACAACCACCGCCCGTTCGCCGAAGTGATGGCGGCCTTCGGCGTCAACGAGTCCACGCCCGACGGCTGGCAAGACGCCCCCGACGGCAAACCGTTCTACTTCATCCGCAACCCAGCTCTCGGCCTTTGGACGATCTAA
- a CDS encoding DUF3611 family protein: MSSPTIESVAASFRRLGWTGVFVQLALAIVPLATLGYFLFGRATGVRSDPSVTDVLAIGGLAILLFTTFWSYRYASLGARMADPARRPPYKKLARVLWVGLWAGVLGIVASMLLLIVGAARLLYLFMKAPQGGVPVIQTSAENRSYWVSSMDIVSQLAELCMLAGELLVVGMTLWLLYRLSKTASLYNGGNATPESEIAADTT; this comes from the coding sequence ATGTCCAGCCCAACCATCGAGTCGGTGGCCGCTTCCTTTCGACGGCTCGGTTGGACCGGGGTCTTCGTTCAGTTGGCGCTGGCCATCGTGCCGCTGGCGACGCTGGGCTACTTCTTGTTTGGCAGAGCGACCGGCGTCCGCAGCGATCCCAGCGTTACCGACGTGCTCGCGATCGGCGGGCTGGCGATCCTGCTGTTCACCACCTTTTGGTCGTACCGCTACGCGTCGCTGGGCGCACGTATGGCTGATCCCGCGCGGCGTCCCCCCTACAAGAAGTTGGCGCGCGTGCTATGGGTCGGGCTGTGGGCCGGCGTGCTCGGGATTGTTGCTTCGATGCTGCTGCTCATCGTCGGGGCCGCGCGTCTGCTCTACTTGTTCATGAAGGCGCCCCAAGGGGGCGTGCCGGTTATCCAGACCTCCGCCGAGAATCGCAGCTACTGGGTGTCGTCGATGGACATCGTCAGCCAGCTGGCGGAACTCTGCATGCTGGCCGGCGAGCTACTGGTCGTCGGCATGACGCTCTGGCTGCTATACCGCTTGTCAAAGACGGCTAGCCTTTACAACGGAGGCAATGCCACTCCCGAGAGCGAAATAGCAGCGGACACGACTTGA
- a CDS encoding sugar phosphate isomerase/epimerase family protein → MSLPPILLSGFADETSSTKLAGEQLAAMAALGLRRCTLRFVDLGDGVKNVMALTKREVTQLSKLLADFGLEVATLGSPIGKVKLQDVEDGTANKYVSFDKYLKQDVSKACDLAASLGTKLVRGFSFYHPKGTDPAEHLPQVVDQLGQIAEACAAAGLVFGLEVEANLVGQTGQLLKKVHKQVNHPAMVLIYDAGNLLTQGYSPDECFAEYEAMKPGLGWIHVKDYRPLQTSSRGGHIDEEALCEYRPVGRGSGVYERVLRDLIEGGATPVLKRMKKIGLPGVLLDLEPHVKGGGQFGGYSGADGMGIALRSLTDLLDYLGLSHDLKTADNLS, encoded by the coding sequence ATGTCGCTCCCTCCGATCCTCCTCAGCGGCTTTGCCGACGAGACTTCTTCCACCAAGCTCGCCGGCGAACAACTGGCCGCGATGGCCGCTCTTGGGCTGCGTCGCTGCACCCTACGGTTCGTGGACCTCGGCGACGGCGTCAAGAACGTCATGGCCCTCACCAAGCGCGAGGTCACGCAGCTCTCGAAGCTGCTAGCGGACTTCGGCCTCGAGGTCGCCACGCTCGGTTCGCCAATCGGCAAGGTCAAGCTGCAAGACGTCGAAGACGGGACGGCGAACAAGTACGTGTCGTTCGACAAATACCTCAAGCAGGATGTCTCGAAGGCGTGCGATCTGGCGGCCTCGCTGGGGACGAAGCTTGTCCGTGGCTTCTCGTTCTACCACCCGAAGGGGACCGATCCCGCCGAGCACCTGCCGCAGGTCGTCGATCAGCTCGGCCAAATCGCCGAGGCGTGCGCCGCCGCGGGGCTGGTGTTCGGCCTCGAGGTCGAGGCGAACCTCGTCGGGCAGACCGGACAGCTTCTCAAAAAAGTCCACAAGCAGGTCAACCACCCGGCGATGGTGTTGATCTATGACGCCGGCAACCTGCTGACTCAGGGGTATTCCCCCGACGAGTGTTTTGCAGAGTACGAGGCGATGAAGCCGGGGCTCGGCTGGATTCACGTCAAGGACTACCGGCCGCTTCAAACATCGTCGCGCGGCGGTCATATCGACGAAGAAGCCCTCTGCGAGTACCGTCCCGTCGGCCGCGGCAGCGGCGTCTACGAACGCGTGCTACGCGACCTCATCGAAGGGGGCGCTACGCCCGTGCTCAAGCGAATGAAGAAGATCGGCCTGCCCGGCGTGCTGCTGGACCTCGAGCCGCATGTGAAGGGTGGCGGCCAGTTCGGCGGCTACAGCGGCGCCGACGGCATGGGCATCGCCCTGCGGTCGCTCACCGACCTACTCGACTACCTCGGCCTGTCGCACGACCTGAAAACGGCCGACAACCTTTCCTAG
- a CDS encoding glucuronate isomerase, with product MPASEIRLPNIAGPDLATAVEKAVAQAPVWDFHTHLYTPAFGTPMGRGVDHDPRGLMLWGIDELLTYHYLIAEVLREGAGEGLTPQRFYSLSKTEQADLIWRKLFVEATPLSEACRGVVTTLTRLGLDPGETTLDAYRKWFAEQSPDEQIDRVLEIAGVEKVTMTNDLFDGNERERWLADADLLRADSRFPTVLRFDALVTDWEHAVPRLQSWGYEVDQELSPRAIDEVRRMLEEWIARLRPVYCAMSLPPTWRFPGADEGARCLTDAILPACGEHGLPLALMIGVTRQINPEAKLAGDTVGAADVASVAHLCREFPHQRFLVTMLSRENQHELAVTARKFANLTPFGCWWFLNNPSLIDEITRMRLELLGPTFIPQHSDCRVLEQLIYKWDHSRRAIAAVLGDQYAKLADAGLPITDRMIERDAHRLLHGNVASLLSR from the coding sequence ATGCCCGCTAGCGAAATCCGCCTTCCCAATATTGCAGGGCCCGATCTTGCAACCGCGGTAGAAAAGGCCGTCGCCCAGGCGCCCGTGTGGGATTTTCACACCCATCTTTATACGCCCGCGTTCGGCACGCCGATGGGCCGCGGCGTCGATCACGACCCGCGCGGCCTGATGCTGTGGGGCATCGACGAGTTGCTGACCTACCACTACCTGATCGCCGAGGTGCTCCGCGAAGGCGCCGGCGAAGGACTGACGCCGCAGCGGTTCTATTCGCTCTCGAAGACCGAGCAGGCGGACTTGATTTGGCGGAAGCTGTTCGTCGAGGCGACGCCCCTCTCCGAGGCGTGCCGCGGCGTCGTGACGACGTTGACGCGGCTCGGGCTCGATCCTGGCGAGACGACGCTCGACGCGTACCGCAAGTGGTTCGCCGAGCAATCGCCCGACGAACAGATCGACCGCGTCCTCGAGATCGCCGGTGTCGAAAAGGTCACGATGACCAACGACCTGTTCGACGGCAACGAGCGCGAGCGCTGGCTGGCGGACGCCGACTTGTTGCGGGCCGACTCACGATTCCCGACGGTGCTGCGCTTCGACGCGCTGGTGACCGATTGGGAGCACGCCGTGCCGCGGCTGCAATCGTGGGGCTACGAGGTCGATCAAGAGCTTTCGCCCCGCGCGATCGACGAAGTGCGGCGGATGCTCGAAGAGTGGATCGCCCGTCTGCGGCCTGTCTACTGCGCGATGAGCCTGCCGCCAACGTGGCGGTTCCCTGGCGCCGACGAGGGCGCCCGCTGCCTCACCGACGCCATCCTCCCCGCCTGTGGCGAGCACGGCCTGCCGCTGGCGCTGATGATCGGCGTCACGCGGCAGATCAACCCGGAGGCGAAGCTCGCCGGCGACACGGTCGGCGCCGCCGATGTCGCGTCGGTCGCGCACCTCTGCCGCGAATTCCCGCACCAGCGATTCCTGGTGACAATGCTGTCGCGCGAGAACCAGCACGAGCTCGCCGTAACGGCCCGCAAGTTCGCCAACTTGACGCCGTTCGGCTGCTGGTGGTTCCTCAACAACCCGTCGCTGATCGACGAGATCACTCGGATGCGGCTCGAACTGCTCGGCCCCACGTTCATCCCGCAGCACTCCGACTGCCGCGTGCTGGAGCAGCTGATCTACAAGTGGGACCACTCGCGGCGGGCGATCGCTGCGGTGTTGGGCGACCAGTATGCAAAACTCGCCGACGCCGGCCTGCCGATAACCGATAGAATGATCGAGCGCGACGCTCACCGCCTCCTCCACGGCAACGTCGCCAGTCTGCTCAGTCGCTAG
- a CDS encoding SDR family oxidoreductase codes for MASIFELNGRVAVVVGGTGTLGGAMADALGQAGARVVVCGRNEERGQARVAELATSGVDAKFFSLDALDPEAAAETAARIESDFGPVHTLVNAAGGNRPDATLPPGADFCELPLDAWRDVFDLNLVGGSLLPSQAFGRKMVERGAGSIINIASMSGMIPLSRVVAYSAAKAAVINLTMFLAREWAERGVRVNAISPGFFPADQNRRLLMNEDGSYTDRGQQIIQHTPMKRFGRAEELAGAVAWLSSDASSFVTGQNIVVDGGFSSTTI; via the coding sequence ATGGCGTCGATCTTTGAACTTAATGGCCGGGTGGCAGTCGTTGTCGGCGGCACCGGCACGCTTGGCGGAGCTATGGCCGACGCGCTCGGGCAGGCGGGCGCTCGGGTCGTCGTCTGCGGTCGCAATGAAGAACGGGGCCAGGCGCGTGTCGCCGAACTCGCCACGTCGGGCGTTGACGCCAAGTTCTTCAGCCTCGACGCCCTCGACCCTGAGGCGGCCGCCGAGACGGCCGCGCGCATCGAGTCGGACTTCGGACCCGTCCACACGCTGGTGAACGCCGCCGGCGGCAACCGCCCTGACGCGACGCTCCCGCCCGGCGCCGACTTTTGCGAGCTGCCGCTCGACGCTTGGCGTGACGTGTTCGACCTCAACCTGGTGGGCGGTTCGCTGCTGCCGTCGCAGGCCTTCGGCCGCAAGATGGTTGAGCGCGGAGCCGGGTCGATCATCAACATCGCGTCGATGAGCGGGATGATCCCGCTGTCGCGCGTCGTCGCTTACTCGGCCGCTAAGGCGGCGGTGATTAATCTTACAATGTTCCTCGCCCGCGAATGGGCCGAGCGCGGCGTCCGCGTCAACGCGATCAGCCCGGGCTTCTTCCCCGCCGATCAGAACCGCCGGTTGCTGATGAACGAGGACGGCAGCTACACCGACCGCGGCCAGCAGATCATCCAGCACACGCCGATGAAGCGGTTCGGCCGGGCCGAAGAGCTCGCCGGCGCGGTGGCGTGGCTGTCGTCCGACGCGTCGTCCTTCGTGACGGGCCAAAACATCGTCGTCGATGGCGGCTTCTCATCGACAACGATCTGA
- a CDS encoding CotH kinase family protein: MKSALHCATAATFALLLAPLIAQPPDGFGGGPPGGPSREKAKLVEEFDDNDDGWLNSDERAAARKALADRPQRERRGGRGPGGFGPPGGFGLPGGFGGGGDRTPPEPGPPIDAGEVVPYADAPLYDTDVLRTVFIDFESDNWETELEAFKETDVEVPATLTVDGVEYSGVGVRFRGMSSYMMVPRSFKRSLNVSLDLVDSGQRLYGYKTLNLLNGNGDASMMSTVLYSEIANQYTPAPKANFVEVVINGESWGLYTNVQQFDKVFLKESYGSSKGTRWKVPGSPGADGGLRYLGDDLDEYKSRYEMKSSDGKKAWRALVELCRVLNETPLDRLEEELAPILDIDGALRFLALDVALVNSDGYWTRASDYYLFRDGEGVFHLIPHDMNEAFHGAGGPPGFGGPRGFGRGRPPEGFGPPPGFGPPDDALDRRAERSNRSGEGRRGGRGGHGFGPPNHGSVDLDPFVGLDNDRTPLRSRLLAVPALKERYLEYVQQIAGDSLAWDHLGPQVHKYRELIHTTVERDTRKLTSTEAFLAATSSDAVKPKTGLEGKGRGGVSLRGFSEARTRYLLNYQEPPAAPSEVSRPPRKERSDD, from the coding sequence ATGAAGTCCGCTCTTCACTGCGCAACGGCCGCTACCTTCGCTCTCCTGCTGGCGCCGCTCATCGCCCAACCGCCCGACGGCTTTGGCGGCGGGCCTCCAGGGGGTCCCAGCCGTGAGAAGGCCAAGCTTGTCGAGGAGTTCGACGACAACGACGACGGTTGGCTCAACTCCGACGAACGCGCAGCCGCCCGCAAAGCACTCGCCGATCGTCCGCAACGTGAACGGCGTGGTGGGCGCGGCCCGGGTGGGTTTGGCCCGCCGGGGGGCTTCGGCCTGCCGGGCGGCTTCGGAGGTGGCGGTGACCGGACGCCCCCTGAACCCGGTCCGCCGATCGACGCTGGCGAGGTCGTCCCCTACGCCGACGCGCCGCTCTACGACACGGACGTTCTGCGAACTGTCTTCATCGATTTCGAGTCGGACAACTGGGAGACCGAGCTCGAGGCGTTCAAGGAGACGGATGTCGAAGTCCCGGCGACGCTGACCGTTGACGGCGTGGAGTATTCCGGCGTCGGCGTCCGCTTCCGCGGGATGTCGTCCTACATGATGGTTCCAAGGAGCTTTAAACGCTCGCTGAATGTCTCGCTCGATCTGGTTGACTCGGGCCAGCGTCTTTACGGGTACAAGACACTCAACCTGCTCAACGGCAATGGCGACGCTTCGATGATGAGCACGGTGCTCTACTCCGAGATCGCCAACCAATACACCCCCGCGCCGAAAGCGAACTTTGTCGAGGTCGTCATCAACGGCGAGAGCTGGGGCCTCTACACCAACGTGCAGCAGTTCGACAAAGTCTTTCTCAAGGAAAGTTATGGCTCGTCCAAGGGAACCCGATGGAAGGTCCCCGGGAGTCCCGGCGCTGACGGGGGCTTGCGGTATCTCGGCGACGACCTCGACGAGTACAAGTCGCGCTACGAGATGAAGTCCAGCGACGGCAAGAAGGCGTGGCGGGCGCTGGTAGAGCTGTGCCGTGTGCTCAACGAGACGCCGCTCGACCGCTTGGAGGAAGAGCTAGCGCCGATCCTCGATATTGACGGCGCCTTGCGTTTCCTCGCTCTCGACGTGGCGCTAGTGAACAGCGATGGCTATTGGACTCGCGCGAGCGATTACTACCTCTTCCGCGACGGTGAGGGCGTCTTCCACCTCATCCCGCACGACATGAACGAAGCCTTCCACGGCGCCGGCGGGCCACCCGGATTTGGGGGACCTCGTGGCTTCGGACGCGGTCGGCCACCGGAAGGCTTTGGGCCGCCGCCGGGTTTTGGTCCGCCGGATGACGCGTTGGACCGTCGGGCTGAGCGTAGCAATCGGTCGGGCGAAGGGCGACGCGGTGGTCGTGGCGGTCACGGCTTCGGCCCTCCAAACCATGGTAGCGTCGATCTCGACCCGTTCGTCGGCCTCGATAACGACCGCACGCCCTTACGCAGCCGACTGCTGGCAGTCCCTGCGCTGAAGGAGCGTTACTTGGAGTACGTCCAGCAGATCGCAGGCGATTCGCTGGCATGGGACCATCTCGGCCCGCAGGTGCACAAGTATCGCGAACTGATACACACCACGGTCGAGCGCGACACGCGCAAGCTCACTTCGACGGAAGCCTTTCTTGCCGCGACCTCCTCCGATGCGGTGAAGCCGAAAACAGGCCTCGAAGGGAAGGGCCGAGGCGGCGTCTCGCTGCGAGGGTTTTCCGAAGCGCGGACGCGTTATCTACTGAACTACCAAGAGCCTCCAGCCGCACCATCCGAAGTGTCACGCCCGCCGCGAAAAGAACGCAGCGATGATTGA